From Actinosynnema mirum DSM 43827, a single genomic window includes:
- a CDS encoding SdrD B-like domain-containing protein: protein MRASTGRSRRTPPIAALAALVLTACTCAALAATPTPAPASAFPLAAPTAELSGTVYSDRYDPHDPAQTTNGVRDPDEPGLGGVPVTLVATATATATATATATATATDPATRVTTTSDPTGAFRFTGLPAGTYRLEADPTRYRPARAAAGDAGGDASTPGAVDGIVLVDGARATGYAFGQVGGVVDGAVYRDDNNNGQREYPAEPGVASASLVLSGAAHAVTTTNPDGYFLFRDLPSGAYAVTERQPSDYADGVDTPGTGGGVALPPDTLAGIVLGAGATSRYNGFGERGDAVGGVVFHDDDADGVPDQDEARAPGVGVLLSGVDGSERRAVTDPSGGYLFVGVPAGDYTLVEEQPEGYGSSTPNQVNLTVTAGRGATRDFGDLLGSAAGVVWVDADRDGVRDPDEPGLPGVRVELVGTGDTTTRGTTTGGTTTGGTTTGGTTTGPDGGYLFDGLEVGEHDLVVTPPAGMLLVSGAFDLVSGSTRVPVLDTGAASGARVTGLDAGLADAAPAPGGPVLAPSSSAASTMVVPMPTAPDAQAGGLLPDLDALAWTGLRWGALLPVAVALLGLGLVGYGVSGLRRGRGRA, encoded by the coding sequence ATGCGCGCCAGCACCGGCCGCTCGCGCCGCACCCCGCCGATCGCCGCCCTCGCAGCCCTCGTCCTCACCGCCTGCACCTGCGCCGCGCTCGCCGCGACCCCGACGCCCGCCCCCGCCTCCGCGTTCCCGCTCGCGGCCCCCACCGCCGAGCTCTCCGGCACCGTCTACAGCGACCGCTACGACCCGCACGACCCCGCCCAGACCACCAACGGCGTCCGCGACCCCGACGAACCGGGCCTGGGCGGCGTCCCCGTCACGCTCGTCGCCACCGCCACCGCCACCGCCACCGCCACCGCCACCGCCACCGCCACCGCCACCGACCCGGCCACCCGCGTCACCACCACCAGCGACCCCACCGGCGCGTTCCGCTTCACCGGCCTCCCCGCCGGGACCTACCGCCTGGAAGCCGACCCCACCCGCTACCGCCCCGCCCGCGCCGCCGCCGGTGACGCGGGCGGCGACGCCTCCACCCCCGGCGCCGTCGACGGCATCGTCCTCGTGGACGGCGCCCGCGCCACCGGGTACGCGTTCGGCCAGGTCGGGGGAGTGGTCGACGGGGCCGTCTACCGGGACGACAACAACAACGGCCAGCGCGAGTACCCCGCCGAACCCGGCGTCGCCTCGGCCTCCCTGGTCCTCTCGGGCGCCGCGCACGCCGTGACCACCACCAACCCGGACGGGTACTTCCTGTTCCGCGACCTGCCCTCCGGCGCGTACGCGGTCACCGAGCGGCAGCCCTCCGACTACGCCGACGGCGTCGACACGCCGGGCACCGGCGGCGGGGTGGCGCTTCCGCCGGACACCCTCGCCGGGATCGTGCTCGGGGCCGGGGCCACCAGCCGCTACAACGGGTTCGGCGAGCGCGGCGACGCCGTGGGCGGGGTGGTGTTCCACGACGACGACGCGGACGGCGTCCCCGACCAGGACGAGGCGCGCGCCCCCGGTGTCGGGGTGCTGCTCAGCGGCGTCGACGGCAGTGAGCGCCGGGCGGTCACCGACCCGAGCGGGGGTTACCTGTTCGTGGGCGTCCCGGCCGGTGACTACACGCTGGTCGAGGAGCAGCCCGAGGGCTACGGCTCCAGCACTCCCAACCAGGTGAACCTGACGGTGACCGCCGGGCGCGGCGCGACCCGCGACTTCGGCGACCTGCTCGGTTCGGCCGCAGGCGTGGTCTGGGTCGACGCCGACCGGGACGGCGTGCGCGACCCCGACGAGCCGGGCCTGCCGGGCGTGCGCGTCGAACTCGTCGGGACCGGCGACACGACCACCCGCGGCACCACGACCGGCGGCACCACGACCGGCGGCACCACGACCGGCGGCACGACCACCGGCCCCGACGGCGGCTACCTGTTCGACGGCCTGGAGGTGGGCGAGCACGACCTCGTCGTCACCCCACCGGCCGGGATGCTGCTCGTCTCCGGCGCGTTCGACCTGGTCAGCGGCTCGACGCGGGTCCCGGTGCTCGACACCGGCGCCGCGTCCGGCGCGCGGGTGACCGGTCTCGACGCCGGACTGGCCGACGCCGCCCCCGCGCCGGGCGGCCCGGTGCTCGCCCCCAGCAGCTCCGCCGCGTCCACGATGGTGGTGCCGATGCCCACCGCCCCGGACGCCCAGGCGGGCGGCCTGCTCCCCGACCTCGACGCGCTGGCCTGGACCGGCCTCAGGTGGGGCGCCCTGCTGCCGGTCGCCGTCGCGCTGCTCGGACTCGGTCTGGTCGGCTACGGCGTCAGCGGCCTGCGACGCGGTCGCGGACGCGCCTGA
- a CDS encoding O-methyltransferase, with translation MYGSEQGWRDVDGYSTVWFARAVGAGGSVTTLEVDERCAEVARANFVAAGVADRVELLPGPAAESAREVGVEPFDVVFTDADKPDDPVCLEAALRLSRPGTVIVADDVVRDGAVVDAGSADARVQGSRALIEALGRDERVVAATASQTVGVKGWDGFALAVVR, from the coding sequence GTGTACGGGTCGGAGCAGGGGTGGCGGGACGTCGACGGGTACAGCACGGTCTGGTTCGCGCGGGCGGTCGGCGCGGGCGGGTCGGTGACCACGCTGGAGGTGGACGAGCGGTGCGCCGAGGTGGCGCGGGCGAACTTCGTGGCGGCCGGGGTGGCCGACCGGGTGGAGCTGCTGCCGGGTCCGGCGGCGGAGAGCGCGCGGGAGGTGGGGGTGGAGCCGTTCGACGTGGTGTTCACCGACGCGGACAAGCCCGACGACCCGGTGTGCCTGGAGGCGGCGCTGCGGCTGTCGCGGCCGGGGACGGTGATCGTGGCGGACGACGTGGTGCGCGACGGGGCGGTGGTGGACGCGGGCAGCGCGGACGCTCGGGTCCAGGGGAGCCGGGCGCTGATCGAGGCGCTGGGGCGGGACGAGCGGGTGGTGGCGGCGACGGCGTCGCAGACCGTGGGAGTGAAGGGGTGGGACGGGTTCGCGCTGGCGGTGGTGCGGTAG
- a CDS encoding ABC transporter substrate-binding protein — translation MRPARPATPPRPTTRRLKPLRSTALLVALAAATATACSSAPAQDAPAAADTAVTLDNCGRKITVAEPPKRAVALNQGSAEIMYALGLQDRMVGTATWTDPVLPEYAAANEKVPRLADNAPSFERVLEAEPDFVAASFESVLGTGGVATRDQFEQLGVPTYLSPTDCGAKDNSGDGDGVRTTPLTMDDVYGEIRDLAKVFGVAQRGDDLVASLQQRMSAATDGLKAEGVDLMFWFANSEAPYMGGCCGAPGVVVKALGAGNSFQDTREEWPQINWEAVAERDPDVLVIGDLTRRSQTAETGAAKIAFLESNPVTAQMTAVKEKRYVLLTGQAMNPTMRTVGAVETVAQALRRFGLGG, via the coding sequence GTGCGCCCAGCACGCCCCGCCACACCCCCGCGCCCCACCACCCGGCGCCTCAAGCCCCTGCGCTCGACCGCCCTGCTCGTCGCGCTCGCCGCCGCGACCGCCACCGCCTGCTCCTCGGCCCCCGCGCAGGACGCCCCCGCCGCCGCCGACACCGCCGTCACCCTGGACAACTGCGGCCGGAAGATCACCGTCGCCGAGCCCCCGAAGCGCGCCGTCGCGCTCAACCAGGGCAGCGCCGAGATCATGTACGCCCTCGGCCTCCAGGACCGCATGGTCGGCACCGCCACCTGGACCGACCCGGTCCTGCCCGAGTACGCCGCCGCGAACGAGAAGGTCCCGCGCCTGGCCGACAACGCGCCCTCGTTCGAGCGCGTCCTGGAGGCCGAGCCCGACTTCGTCGCCGCCTCCTTCGAGTCCGTCCTCGGCACCGGCGGCGTCGCCACCCGCGACCAGTTCGAGCAGCTCGGCGTCCCCACCTACCTCTCGCCCACCGACTGCGGCGCCAAGGACAACAGCGGCGACGGCGACGGCGTCCGCACCACCCCGCTGACCATGGACGACGTCTACGGCGAGATCCGCGACCTCGCGAAGGTCTTCGGCGTCGCGCAGCGCGGCGACGACCTGGTCGCCTCGCTCCAGCAGCGCATGAGCGCCGCCACCGACGGCCTCAAGGCCGAGGGCGTCGACCTGATGTTCTGGTTCGCCAACTCCGAGGCCCCCTACATGGGCGGCTGCTGCGGCGCGCCCGGCGTGGTCGTCAAGGCCCTCGGCGCGGGCAACTCGTTCCAGGACACCCGCGAGGAGTGGCCCCAGATCAACTGGGAGGCCGTCGCCGAGCGCGACCCGGACGTGCTCGTCATCGGCGACCTCACCCGCCGCTCGCAGACCGCCGAGACCGGCGCCGCCAAGATCGCGTTCCTGGAGTCGAACCCGGTCACGGCGCAGATGACGGCCGTCAAGGAGAAGCGGTACGTCCTGCTCACCGGCCAGGCCATGAACCCGACCATGCGCACCGTCGGCGCCGTGGAGACCGTGGCCCAGGCCCTGCGCCGCTTCGGGCTCGGCGGGTGA
- a CDS encoding FecCD family ABC transporter permease: MTARRAPLWLAVVGGLALLLVSVALAVTFGPAGIGVSDVWTTVLAHLGWGSSSLSPLRDGIVWHLRVPRTLLAAVCGAGLAVCGVVLQSLLRNPLADPFVLGVSSGASTGAVVVVVLGIGGGAVTLSAGAFVGAVCSFALVLLLSQALGGRVDRVVLCGVAAMQLFSALTSFIVLTAADAETTKGVLFWLLGSLAGASWTDVAVCAVVLAFSLVVCVGHGRALDAFAFGEDAAAALGVRVGRTRVVLLCVTALLTAALVSVAGAVGFVGLVLPHATRAIIGSAHTRLLPVTALTGAVFLVWVDTAARTVLEPQEVPVGVLTSLIGVPAFIVVLARAGRVS, translated from the coding sequence GTGACCGCGCGCCGCGCGCCGCTGTGGCTCGCGGTCGTCGGCGGGCTGGCGCTGCTGCTGGTGTCCGTCGCGCTCGCGGTCACGTTCGGACCGGCGGGCATCGGCGTCTCCGACGTCTGGACGACCGTGCTCGCCCACCTCGGCTGGGGCAGCTCCTCGCTGTCGCCGCTGCGCGACGGCATCGTGTGGCACCTGCGCGTGCCCAGGACCCTGCTCGCCGCGGTCTGCGGGGCCGGGCTCGCGGTGTGCGGCGTGGTGCTCCAGTCGCTGCTGCGCAACCCGCTGGCCGACCCGTTCGTGCTCGGGGTGTCCTCGGGCGCGTCGACCGGGGCCGTGGTCGTGGTGGTGCTCGGCATCGGCGGTGGCGCGGTGACGCTGTCCGCCGGGGCGTTCGTGGGCGCGGTGTGCTCGTTCGCGCTGGTGCTGCTGCTCAGCCAGGCGCTCGGCGGGCGGGTGGACCGGGTCGTGCTGTGCGGGGTCGCGGCGATGCAGCTGTTCTCGGCGCTGACCTCGTTCATCGTGCTCACCGCCGCCGACGCCGAGACCACCAAGGGCGTGCTGTTCTGGCTGCTCGGGTCGCTGGCCGGGGCCTCGTGGACCGACGTCGCGGTGTGCGCGGTGGTGCTGGCGTTCTCGCTGGTGGTGTGCGTCGGGCACGGGCGGGCGCTGGACGCGTTCGCGTTCGGCGAGGACGCCGCCGCCGCGCTCGGGGTCCGGGTCGGGCGCACCAGGGTGGTGCTGCTGTGCGTGACCGCGCTGCTGACCGCCGCGCTGGTGAGCGTGGCGGGCGCGGTCGGGTTCGTCGGCCTGGTGCTGCCGCACGCGACGCGCGCGATCATCGGCTCCGCGCACACCCGGCTGCTGCCGGTGACGGCGCTGACCGGCGCGGTGTTCCTGGTGTGGGTGGACACGGCGGCGCGGACCGTGCTGGAGCCGCAGGAGGTGCCGGTGGGGGTGCTGACCTCGCTGATCGGGGTGCCCGCGTTCATCGTGGTGCTGGCGCGCGCGGGGAGGGTGTCGTGA
- a CDS encoding ABC transporter ATP-binding protein, producing MSAGLAARSVRRVTGGKVIVDGVTLDLEPGSTTGLLGPNGAGKSTLLRLLCGVLAPTAGVVTLDGEPLGRSRRELARRLAVVAQQAETQVELTVSEVVRLGRVPHRKLLAGPTARDEAAVAQALERTGLTGHAGQSWHTLSGGERQRVQIARALAQEPEELLLDEPTNHLDIQHQLELLGLVVSLPVTAVIALHDLNLAAMHCDRLVVLRAGKVVATGRPEEVLTAELIGEVYGVRAEVTPTGVDGRPHVRYLGVGR from the coding sequence GTGAGCGCGGGACTGGCCGCCCGCTCGGTGCGCAGGGTCACCGGGGGCAAGGTCATCGTCGACGGGGTGACCCTGGATCTGGAGCCGGGCAGCACGACCGGGCTGCTCGGGCCGAACGGCGCCGGGAAGTCGACGCTGCTGCGGCTGCTGTGCGGGGTGCTCGCGCCCACGGCGGGCGTCGTGACGCTGGACGGCGAACCGCTGGGCCGCTCCCGGCGCGAGCTGGCGCGGCGGCTCGCGGTCGTGGCGCAGCAGGCGGAGACGCAGGTCGAGCTGACCGTGTCCGAGGTCGTGCGGCTCGGGCGCGTGCCGCACCGCAAGCTGCTGGCCGGGCCGACGGCGCGGGACGAGGCGGCGGTCGCCCAGGCCCTGGAGCGGACCGGGCTGACCGGGCACGCCGGGCAGTCGTGGCACACGCTGTCGGGCGGGGAGCGGCAGCGGGTGCAGATCGCGCGGGCGCTGGCGCAGGAGCCGGAGGAGCTGCTGCTCGACGAGCCGACCAACCACCTGGACATCCAGCACCAGCTGGAGCTGCTCGGGCTGGTGGTGTCGCTGCCGGTGACGGCGGTGATCGCGCTGCACGACCTGAACCTGGCGGCCATGCACTGCGACCGGCTGGTGGTGCTGCGCGCCGGGAAGGTGGTGGCGACCGGGCGGCCGGAGGAGGTGCTGACGGCGGAGCTGATCGGCGAGGTCTACGGGGTCCGCGCCGAGGTGACCCCGACCGGCGTCGACGGGCGACCGCACGTGCGGTACCTGGGGGTCGGGCGCTAG
- a CDS encoding TetR/AcrR family transcriptional regulator, with product MPTPDRTSVAEIVRAGRDLLESRGAAGLIMQAVAERVGVRAPSLYKRVRNREELVVLITEATADDLGALLASAADDLAGADALAAMARAIRVFAHERPVGFALVFSSGVAMAQPVLARVAAPVLRASAALVGQERALDAARTFTAWAHGFLTMELGGGFTLGGDVDRAYEYGVTVLTDALRGRGASPTPADG from the coding sequence GTGCCGACGCCCGATCGCACGTCCGTCGCCGAGATCGTCCGGGCGGGGCGGGATCTGCTGGAGTCGCGCGGCGCCGCCGGGCTGATCATGCAGGCGGTCGCCGAGCGGGTCGGGGTGCGGGCACCGTCGCTCTACAAGCGCGTGCGCAACCGCGAGGAGCTCGTCGTCCTGATCACCGAGGCCACGGCGGACGACCTCGGGGCGCTGCTCGCCTCCGCCGCCGACGACCTCGCGGGCGCGGACGCGCTGGCCGCGATGGCGCGCGCGATCCGCGTGTTCGCGCACGAGCGGCCGGTCGGGTTCGCGCTGGTCTTCAGCTCCGGGGTCGCGATGGCGCAGCCGGTGCTGGCGCGGGTGGCGGCACCCGTGCTGCGGGCCTCGGCGGCGCTCGTGGGGCAGGAGCGGGCGCTGGACGCGGCGCGCACGTTCACCGCGTGGGCGCACGGGTTCCTGACCATGGAGCTGGGCGGCGGGTTCACCCTGGGCGGCGACGTCGACCGGGCCTACGAGTACGGCGTCACCGTGCTCACCGACGCGCTGCGCGGGCGGGGCGCGAGCCCGACCCCGGCGGACGGGTGA
- a CDS encoding MBL fold metallo-hydrolase — protein MRLGPHLHRIGNDVVAAYLIVTDEGITVVDAGMAGHWRDLLAELESIGRGLADVRGVVLTHGDTDHIGFAERLRRDHGVPVHVHPADAARARGEVKSKPEWGGTKLGPLLGFLWYGVRKGGLRTTYLTEVVEVHDGQVLDLPGAPRVIALPGHSPGSLAVHVPIADALLVGDALTTRHVLTGELGPRPAPFTDEPERALESLARLADVEAKWVLPGHGAPWSNGVPAALAAVGAARG, from the coding sequence ATGAGACTCGGCCCCCACCTCCACCGCATCGGGAACGACGTCGTGGCGGCCTACCTGATCGTCACCGACGAGGGGATCACCGTCGTGGACGCGGGCATGGCGGGCCACTGGCGCGACCTGCTGGCGGAACTGGAGTCGATCGGCCGCGGCCTGGCCGACGTGCGCGGCGTGGTCCTCACCCACGGCGACACCGACCACATCGGCTTCGCCGAGCGCCTGCGCCGCGACCACGGCGTCCCGGTCCACGTCCACCCCGCCGACGCCGCGCGGGCCAGGGGCGAGGTGAAGTCGAAGCCCGAGTGGGGCGGCACCAAGCTCGGCCCCCTGCTGGGCTTCCTCTGGTACGGCGTCAGGAAGGGCGGCCTGCGCACCACCTACCTCACCGAGGTGGTCGAGGTGCACGACGGCCAGGTGCTGGACCTGCCGGGAGCGCCCCGCGTCATCGCCCTGCCCGGCCACTCGCCCGGCAGCCTGGCCGTGCACGTCCCGATCGCCGACGCCCTGCTCGTCGGCGACGCGCTGACCACCCGCCACGTCCTGACCGGCGAGCTCGGCCCCCGGCCCGCGCCGTTCACCGACGAGCCGGAGCGGGCGCTGGAGTCGTTGGCGCGCCTGGCGGACGTCGAGGCGAAGTGGGTGCTCCCCGGACACGGCGCGCCGTGGTCGAACGGCGTCCCGGCGGCGCTGGCGGCGGTCGGGGCGGCACGCGGTTAG
- a CDS encoding DUF4287 domain-containing protein, protein MSFQAYLDAIETKTGKIPADLVAEARERGYGADTKAGEIVQWLKDDYELGRGHAMALVHVIKKGTRIDDKHVGTGTAHSDPSNELRLDGKANR, encoded by the coding sequence ATGTCCTTCCAGGCCTACCTGGACGCGATCGAGACCAAGACCGGCAAGATCCCCGCGGACCTGGTCGCCGAGGCCCGCGAGCGCGGGTACGGCGCCGACACCAAGGCGGGCGAGATCGTCCAGTGGCTCAAGGACGACTACGAACTCGGGCGGGGGCACGCGATGGCGCTCGTGCACGTGATCAAGAAGGGCACGCGGATCGACGACAAGCACGTCGGCACCGGCACCGCGCACAGCGACCCGAGCAACGAGCTGCGCCTGGACGGCAAGGCCAACCGCTAG
- a CDS encoding putative immunity protein, protein MSGGIELTTDELRAVTAYAVACAEPALARFEARRPGDGRPREAVVAARAFADGGRRTKAIRDGAWAAQRAYGEARDARDPVAAEAARAAVAAAGAAYLHPLAKATQVPHILGAAAHDALSAELDSGDAAAVLERAEAMAGATVVAVLRRYPDAPAGRGRAGELTRLLDAALRRRADG, encoded by the coding sequence GTGAGCGGCGGGATCGAGCTGACCACCGACGAGCTGCGCGCGGTCACGGCCTACGCGGTGGCCTGCGCCGAGCCCGCGCTCGCGCGGTTCGAGGCGCGGCGGCCCGGTGACGGCAGGCCGCGCGAGGCGGTGGTGGCGGCTCGGGCGTTCGCGGACGGCGGCAGGCGGACCAAGGCCATCCGGGACGGGGCGTGGGCGGCGCAGCGGGCGTACGGGGAGGCTCGGGACGCGCGGGACCCGGTGGCCGCCGAGGCGGCGCGGGCGGCCGTGGCGGCGGCGGGCGCGGCGTACCTGCACCCGCTGGCCAAGGCCACGCAGGTGCCGCACATCCTCGGCGCCGCCGCGCACGACGCCCTGTCCGCCGAGCTGGACTCGGGGGACGCCGCCGCGGTGCTGGAGCGGGCGGAGGCGATGGCGGGCGCGACCGTGGTCGCGGTGCTGCGGCGCTACCCGGACGCCCCCGCCGGGCGGGGGCGGGCCGGGGAGCTGACGCGCCTCCTGGACGCGGCGCTGCGGCGGCGCGCGGACGGCTAG
- a CDS encoding ATP-binding protein, with amino-acid sequence MPEPTPLPALPAKPRRLPPEPTRFVGRDAELDRLDMALHAAQAEGVPPVLALAGAGGVGKTWLAVRWAHRNAGRFPDGQLFVDLRGFTPDGAPMETSVAVRGFLDALGVEPSRIPTDLHDQAGLYRSLLADRRVLVVLDNAASAEQVAPLLPGGRSSAVIVTSRNALRPLFVQHDVHHERLPPLTADEAEALLTARLGAQRVAEEREAVAELVSLCRGSALALALVASRARLRPRAPLAGFAAELRESGLAALDDDDPAVSLPAVLSWSYDALPPERRRLFALIGLSPGPDLSREATASLVDLPPSAAAQALRALEEASLLEQDDRGRYSMHDLVRVHALAVAHEALDADEREAALTRLLDHYARTAHACDRLLAPHRQPLPLPPPARGALVRPPAGTTEAMSWLAEEHPNLLAAQESAAGAGEHHTAWLLAWGADSFHGRCGHLRDRVLTWQRAVESAEHLAEPMPLIRANRFLGRALAHLGRHRAAVVHLHKALALAEAGDDRSERAHSHRMLAWVRCEVGDDERGLADARLACELFRDLDQPVWEAAALTYRGLLTARLIDRAAGRADCEAALELYRAHPNPDGEATTRHYLAAIEHGDGRHREAVGHCAEALRLYRGLHNTNMTADVLEQLGEAHAALGAEDAARVAWKEALVLYEGQGREDAAGRVRGVLG; translated from the coding sequence ATGCCCGAGCCCACCCCCCTGCCCGCGTTACCCGCCAAGCCCCGCCGCCTCCCTCCCGAACCCACCAGGTTCGTCGGGCGTGACGCCGAGCTGGACCGCCTCGACATGGCCCTCCACGCCGCCCAGGCCGAGGGCGTCCCGCCGGTCCTGGCGCTCGCGGGCGCCGGAGGCGTGGGCAAGACGTGGCTCGCGGTGCGGTGGGCGCACCGGAACGCCGGGCGCTTCCCCGACGGGCAGCTGTTCGTCGACCTGCGCGGGTTCACGCCGGACGGGGCGCCGATGGAGACTTCCGTCGCGGTGCGCGGGTTCCTGGACGCGTTGGGGGTGGAGCCCTCGCGCATCCCGACCGACCTGCACGACCAGGCCGGGCTCTACCGGAGTCTGCTCGCGGACCGGCGGGTGCTCGTGGTGCTGGACAACGCGGCGTCCGCCGAGCAGGTCGCGCCGCTGCTGCCCGGTGGCCGCTCCAGCGCGGTCATCGTCACCAGCCGCAACGCCCTGCGCCCGCTGTTCGTCCAGCACGACGTGCACCACGAGCGCCTCCCGCCCCTGACCGCCGACGAGGCCGAGGCGCTGCTGACGGCCCGCCTTGGCGCGCAGCGGGTGGCGGAGGAGCGCGAGGCGGTGGCCGAGCTGGTGTCGTTGTGCCGGGGGTCGGCGCTCGCACTGGCGCTGGTGGCCAGCCGGGCCCGGTTGCGGCCCAGAGCGCCGCTGGCCGGGTTCGCCGCCGAGCTGCGCGAGTCCGGGCTGGCCGCGCTGGACGACGACGACCCCGCGGTCAGCCTGCCCGCCGTCCTGTCCTGGTCGTACGACGCGCTCCCCCCGGAGCGCCGCCGCCTGTTCGCGCTGATCGGCCTCTCCCCCGGCCCCGACCTGTCCCGCGAGGCCACCGCGAGCCTCGTCGACCTCCCGCCCTCCGCCGCCGCGCAGGCGTTGCGCGCGCTGGAGGAGGCGTCGCTGCTGGAGCAGGACGACCGGGGCCGCTACTCGATGCACGACCTGGTGCGGGTGCACGCGCTGGCCGTGGCCCACGAGGCGCTGGACGCGGACGAGCGGGAGGCCGCGCTGACCCGCCTGCTGGACCACTACGCCCGCACCGCCCACGCCTGCGACCGCCTCCTCGCCCCGCACCGCCAACCGCTCCCCCTCCCGCCACCGGCGCGCGGCGCGCTGGTGCGGCCACCGGCGGGCACGACCGAGGCGATGTCGTGGCTGGCCGAGGAGCACCCGAACCTCCTGGCCGCGCAGGAGAGCGCCGCGGGCGCGGGCGAGCACCACACGGCGTGGCTGCTGGCGTGGGGCGCGGACTCGTTCCACGGCCGCTGCGGCCACCTGCGCGACCGGGTCCTCACCTGGCAGCGCGCGGTCGAGTCGGCCGAGCACCTGGCCGAACCGATGCCGCTGATCCGCGCCAACCGCTTCCTCGGCCGCGCCCTCGCCCACCTCGGCAGGCACCGGGCCGCGGTGGTGCACCTGCACAAGGCCCTGGCGCTGGCCGAGGCCGGTGACGACCGCTCGGAGCGCGCCCACTCGCACCGGATGCTGGCGTGGGTGCGCTGCGAGGTCGGCGACGACGAGCGCGGCCTGGCGGACGCCCGGCTGGCCTGCGAGCTGTTCCGCGACCTGGACCAGCCGGTGTGGGAGGCGGCGGCGCTGACCTACCGGGGCCTGCTGACCGCGCGCCTGATCGACCGGGCGGCGGGCCGCGCGGACTGCGAGGCCGCGCTGGAGCTGTACCGGGCGCACCCGAACCCCGACGGCGAGGCCACGACCAGGCACTACCTGGCCGCGATCGAGCACGGCGACGGCAGGCACCGGGAGGCGGTGGGGCACTGCGCCGAGGCGCTGCGGTTGTACCGGGGGCTGCACAACACGAACATGACGGCGGACGTGCTGGAGCAGCTCGGCGAGGCGCACGCGGCGCTGGGCGCGGAGGACGCGGCGCGGGTGGCGTGGAAGGAGGCGCTGGTGCTGTACGAGGGGCAGGGGCGGGAGGACGCGGCGGGGCGGGTTCGGGGGGTGCTGGGGTGA
- a CDS encoding TetR/AcrR family transcriptional regulator, which translates to MPPRLRSDARRNRDRLLEAANEVIAESGPDASLEEIARRAGVGSATLHRHFGGRAELLEAVLRERVEALCARAGVLAGELSSGEALVGWLREVVAHAAISRGLGAALTGGGYEPVFSPHTAVRAAALGLLAQAQLEGAVARGVSVDDVLQLANGVALAAESQDDPAGRAEALMVVVANGLLVR; encoded by the coding sequence ATGCCACCACGTCTGCGCTCGGACGCGCGCCGCAACCGCGACCGGTTGCTGGAGGCGGCGAACGAGGTGATCGCCGAGTCGGGGCCGGACGCGTCGCTGGAGGAGATCGCCCGGCGGGCCGGGGTCGGGTCGGCGACCCTGCACCGGCACTTCGGTGGTCGGGCGGAGCTGCTGGAGGCGGTGCTGCGGGAGCGGGTGGAGGCGTTGTGCGCGCGGGCGGGGGTGCTGGCGGGCGAGTTGTCGTCGGGTGAGGCGCTGGTGGGGTGGTTGCGGGAGGTGGTCGCGCACGCGGCGATCTCGCGGGGCTTGGGCGCGGCGCTGACCGGGGGCGGTTACGAGCCGGTGTTCTCCCCGCACACGGCCGTTCGGGCGGCGGCGCTGGGGCTGCTGGCCCAGGCGCAGCTGGAGGGGGCGGTGGCGCGGGGCGTGAGCGTGGACGACGTGCTGCAGCTGGCGAACGGGGTGGCGCTGGCGGCGGAGTCGCAGGACGATCCGGCGGGGCGGGCGGAGGCGCTGATGGTGGTGGTGGCGAACGGTTTGCTGGTCCGGTGA